A genomic window from Camelina sativa cultivar DH55 chromosome 2, Cs, whole genome shotgun sequence includes:
- the LOC104723549 gene encoding chaperone protein dnaJ 49, whose translation MDGNKDDASRCLTIAEDAIVSGDKERALKFLKMAKRLNPSLSVDQLVAACDNLGSVSKNPSLDEKLKTVDGDDKIETGKGDERKKYTEENVELVRNVNRNSDYYAILGLEKNCSVEEIRKAYRKLSLKVHPDKNKAPGSEEAFKKVSKAFTCLSDGNSRSQYDQVGFVDEFDHVQRRNRRPRRRYNTRNDFFDDEFDPDEIFRSFFGQQQQRNMFRASHAYRTRQARNQPRQEEPSLAGPSCLTIIQILPFFLLLLLAYLPFSEPEYSLHKSHSYQIPKTTQNMEISFYVRSSSAFDEKFPLGSSARAKLEDNVIKEYKHFLFQSCRMELQKRRWNKKIPTPHCIELQDRGFVDRQIPI comes from the exons ATGGATGGGAATAAGGATGATGCTTCTAGGTGTTTGACAATCGCCGAAGACGCCATTGTTTCTGGTGATAAAGAACGAGCGTTGAAATTTCTCAAGATGGCTAAGCGTCTTAATCCAAGTCTCTCTGTTGATCAACTTGTTGCTGCTTGTGACAATCTTGGTTCAGTTTCAAAGAATCCGTCTCTTGACGAAAAGCTCAAAACCGTGGATGGTGATGATAAGATTGAGACTGGGAAGGGTGATGAGAGAAAGAAGTATACTGAGGAAAATGTGGAGTTGGTTAGGAATGTAAATAGGAACAGCGACTACTACGCGATTTTGGGTTTAGAGAAGAACTGTTCGGTTGAAGAGATTAGAAAAGCTTATAGGAAGTTGTCTTTGAAAGTTCATCCGGATAAGAACAAGGCACCTGGTTCAGAGGAGGCGTTTAAGAAAGTTTCCAAAGCGTTTACTTGTTTGAGTGATGGTAATTCGAGGAGCCAGTATGATCAGGTGGGGTTTGTTGATGAGTTTGATCATGTTCAGAGGCGGAATCGTAGGCCCAGGAGGAGATATAACACGCGGAATGATTTctttgatgatgagtttgatccCGATGAGATATTCAGGTCGTTTTTtggtcaacaacaacaacgaaacATGTTCCGTGCTTCCCATGCTTATAGGACTAGACAAGCGCGTAACCAACCCCGACAGGAGGAGCCTAGTTTGGCTGGACCAAGCTGTTTGACGATTATTCAGATTCTACCATTCTTTCTACTCTTGTTGCTGGCGTATTTACCCTTTTCTGAACCCGAGTATTCTCTGCACAAGAGCCATTCTTATCAGATACCAAAGACAACACAGAATATGGAGATTAGCTTTTATGTTAGATCATCATCAGCCTTTGATGAGAAGTTTCCGCTCGGTAGCTCTGCTCGAGCTAAGCTTGAGGACAACGTGATCAAAGAGTACAAACACTTTCTTTTCCAGTCTTGTCGCATGGAGCTCCAAAAACGGCGGTGGAACAAGAAGATACCAACCCCTCACTGCATTGAACTTCAAGATCGCGGATTTGTTGACAG GCAAATACCGATATGA
- the LOC104723522 gene encoding vitellogenin-2-like, with the protein MVEVKDQDMGDGMQCINHPFTKNPGGICAFCLQEKLGKLVTSSFPLPKHLASSSSSSSPSFRSDSVGSTTTASASNLSASLSLSVSGARNVANNNNKLPFLLAKKKKKMLTTASSSTTANIVYKRSQSTRTTKTSYGDSDLSPRKRNGFWSFLHLYSSKHHSSSKKVGSFNQPSSQNETKTELTESTTVGSSSSSSSASSSMSKRAGNGVGGSSGNRNGIDVIVEEDGSPNIEVTPSERKVSRSRSVGCGSKSFSGDFFERITNGFGDCTLRRVESQREGNNNKAKVSNSSSNSNPSNGVREMVRCGGIFGGFMIMTSSSSSSSSSSWVSSSSAEHHHQHQHHHHHHNHNMGHGGGRNRSWGWAFASPMRAFTSSSSGKRGRTISDSTTSKNTTPNLGAIPSLLAVSS; encoded by the coding sequence ATGGTGGAAGTGAAAGATCAAGACATGGGTGATGGGATGCAATGTATAAACCATCCATTTACTAAAAACCCAGGTGGGATCTGTGCTTTTTGTCTCCAAGAAAAGCTTGGGAAGCTCGTCACTTCATCTTTCCCACTCCCTAAACACCtcgcttcctcttcttcttcttcatctccttccttcagaTCTGACTCTGTAGGTAGCACAACCACTGCCTCCGCCTCAAATCTttcagcttctctctctctttccgtTTCCGGAGCTAGAAATGtcgcaaacaacaacaacaagcttcCATTTTTGCtggctaagaagaagaagaagatgcttaCAACAGCTTCTTCCTCCACTACGGCGAATATAGTCTACAAGAGAAGTCAATCAACGAGGACGACGAAGACATCGTACGGCGATTCAGATTTGAGCCCTAGAAAGAGGAATGGGTTTTGGtcttttcttcatctctacTCTTCAAAACACCATAGTAGCAGCAAAAAAGTTGGAAGCTTTAACCAACCCTCAAGCCAGAACGAAACGAAAACAGAGTTGACAGAGTCTACGACAGTGggatcttcttcgtcttcttcctcagcttcttcttcgatgTCAAAGAGAGCAGGGAATGGAGTTGGTGGGAGTAGTGGTAACAGAAACGGCATTGATGTGATTGTAGAAGAAGATGGGAGCCCTAACATTGAAGTCACACCAAGTGAGAGGAAAGTGTCAAGATCTAGATCTGTTGGTTGTGGAAGCAAAAGCTTCTCTGGTGATTTCTTTGAGAGGATTACAAATGGGTTTGGAGATTGTACTTTGAGAAGAGTTGAGTCACAGAGAGAAGGTAATAATAACAAAGCCAAGGTTAGTAACAGTAGTAGTAATAGTAACCCTAGTAATGGTGTGAGGGAGATGGTGAGATGTGGTGGGATCTTTGGTGGGTTTATGATAATgacatcatcatcgtcttcttcatcttcatcgtcatgggtatcatcatcatctgctgAACATCATCaccaacatcaacatcatcatcatcatcataatcataacATGGGTCATGGTGGAGGAAGGAACAGAAGCTGGGGTTGGGCATTTGCAAGTCCAATGAGagctttcacttcttcttcctctggtaAAAGAGGTCGTACAATTTCAGATTctacaacaagcaagaacacaaCTCCAAACTTGGGTGCAATTCCTTCTTTGTTAGCCGTGAGTAGCTGA
- the LOC104723532 gene encoding probable 3-ketoacyl-CoA synthase 21 — protein MNQTTIHRVSPISLTMSELKTLLGSGGSVFEIFAGLLVLHLIYQRIRTRVKVYLLDFTCYRAPDSNRVPMSTLIETIYLDDKLDQESIDFQARVLERSWLSNQTSIPPSLMEIPLKKSLSSVQIETMTTIFTSVEDLLKKNKLSPRSIDILITNCSLHSPTPSLSAMVINKFHMRSNIKSFNLSGMGCAAGVLSVGLANDLLKVHRGSLALIISTEALNTHWYIGKDRSMLLTNCLFRMGAAAILMSSDNHDRGNAKYELLHVVRTNKAKDDRACRCIYQDIDSEEKQGVSITKDVISVAGDMLKMNLTSLGPLVLPYLEQFQYVIQHILNKKLKIYKSSSSYTPNFKTAFEHFCIHTGGRAVIQAMEMNLNLTKEDIEPSKMTLHRFGNTSSSSIWYALSYLEAKRRMKEGDRVLQIAFGSGFKCNSAVWRCIRQVEPNTENKWLDFIDSYPVDVPDSTKIRPD, from the coding sequence ATGAACCAAACGACGATACACAGAGTTTCACCGATCTCATTGACCATGTCAGAGCTGAAGACGCTTCTAGGCTCAGGTGGTTCTGTCTTTGAGATCTTTGCCGGTTTGCTAGTATTGCATCTCATCTACCAAAGAATTAGAACAAGAGTCAAAGTCTACTTACTTGATTTCACTTGCTATCGCGCACCCGACTCAAACCGCGTCCCAATGTCAACTCTTATCGAAACCATCTACCTTGATGACAAGCTTGATCAAGAGAGTATTGACTTCCAAGCCCGGGTTCTTGAGAGGTCCTGGTTAAGCAACCAAACCAGCATTCCTCCTTCCTTGATGGAAATACCCCTCAAGAAATCTCTCTCCTCAGTCCAAATCGAAACCATGACTACTATCTTCACCTCTGTTGAAGATCTcctcaagaaaaacaaactaagcCCAAGAAGCATAGACATACTGATAACAAACTGCAGTTTGCATTCGCCTACACCGTCTCTAAGTGCAATGGTGATCAACAAATTCCATATGAGAAGCAATATCAAGAGCTTTAACCTGTCCGGGATGGGCTGTGCGGCTGGGGTTCTATCAGTCGGTTTGGCTAATGACTTGCTAAAGGTTCACCGAGGCTCCTTGGCTCTTATTATTAGCACCGAAGCGCTGAATACACATTGGTACATTGGCAAAGACAGATCTATGCTTCTTACCAACTGTCTCTTTCGAATGGGAGCAGCTGCAATATTGATGTCTAGCGATAATCATGACAGAGGAAATGCAAAGTATGAGCTCTTGCATGTTGTTAGgacaaacaaagcaaaagatGATCGAGCTTGCCGATGTATCTATCAAGACATCGACTCTGAGGAAAAGCAAGGGGTATCAATAACCAAAGATGTAATCAGCGTTGCTGGAGATATGCTGAAGATGAACCTAACTTCACTCGGACCTTTGGTATTACCTTACCTAGAGCAATTCCAATATGTgatacaacacattcttaataagAAACTAAAGATCTATAAGTCGAGTTCTTCTTATACACCAAACTTCAAGACAGCATTTGAGCATTTCTGCATTCATACAGGAGGAAGAGCTGTTATTCAAGCAATGGAGATGAATCTGAACTTAACCAAAGAAGACATCGAGCCATCAAAGATGACTCTTCATAGGTTTGGGAATACTTCTTCGTCATCCATTTGGTACGCTCTCTCTTACTTGGAAGCAAAACGGAGAATGAAAGAAGGCGATAGGGTCTTGCAGATTGCTTTCGGAAGTGGGTTCAAGTGTAACAGTGCAGTGTGGAGATGCATCCGACAAGTGGAGCCCAATACAGAAAACAAATGGCTCGACTTTATCGACTCTTATCCTGTTGATGTACCTGACTCTACAAAAATCAGACCAGACTAG